One Littorina saxatilis isolate snail1 linkage group LG14, US_GU_Lsax_2.0, whole genome shotgun sequence genomic region harbors:
- the LOC138946541 gene encoding piggyBac transposable element-derived protein 3-like: MEDSCQQMPQQRLFFQMEGLNNFVKQHSLSIDESMVPYYGRHGCRQFIRGKPIRFGYKFWVLATPLGYVVQLEPYQGAKGQQVAECPGLGMGGSVVVDLISKIQGNDAYHLTFDNLFTSMKLVDHLTSKGIGCTGTIRSNRMEDCPLKNVKDMQKAS, translated from the coding sequence ATGGAAGACAGCTGTCAGCAAATGCCTCAGCAACGATTATTTTTCCAGATGGAAGGCCTCAACAACTTTGTCAAGCAACATAGCCTCAGCATTGACGAAAGTATGGTTCCGTACTATGGCCGTCATGGATGCAGACAGTTTATCAGGGGGAAGCCAATACGCTTTGGCTACAAGTTCTGGGTCCTGGCTACCCCTCTTGGATATGTGGTTCAGCTCGAACCCTACCAAGGTGCGAAAGGCCAGCAGGTTGCCGAGTGTCCAGGATTGGGGATGGGAGGCTCAGTGGTCGTTGATTTGATCTCCAAAATCCAGGGGAATGATGCATACCATCTGACGTTTGACAATCTTTTTACCTCGATGAAACTAGTTGACCATCTGACATCAAAAGGCATCGGATGCACAGGGACAATTAGGTCCAACCGCATGGAAGATTGTCCACTCAAGAACGTCAAAGACATGCAGAAAGCAAGCTGA